In Candidatus Effluviviaceae Genus V sp., a genomic segment contains:
- a CDS encoding DUF3857 domain-containing protein has product MSAGRHLILLFSVFVAATAPAVPTAAAPEPLELDEAARIIGEAGGVEEHPDANAVVIFDRTLVEFDETGAFEQYSHSLTKVLTDEGVDDFADHSAVYHQRYGTNEILMARVIKPDGSEIVVGDELVTDGTPPSLSAMNIYETDFREKTIVFPNLEPGDAIELLTHDDYEPLIEDAFAQTFYLQFSEPILESSVTIQGPPDMPLKHAVVGDVEVEFEERSVVEDPDRGEGGDWTYYTWTARDVPKIEREIGMAPMAQIATRVNVSTVHEWEELSDKLWRMYDDKCIADDQVRELVADLTEGLETKEQKIRAIHYWILENVRYLGIGMDFGAFLEPHTPAYTLEKEYGICRDKAVLMVAMLEQIGVPAWVTVINVSKKTDPEVPNTSFEHGIVAIEGENGEYVFIDPTQETSREVYATYPGDRWVMVLREGGEELLKAPHYPPSRNSGMIVEKAELSEDGSISGTVTVTGNGMYEEILRQIARATSPQQMKMMWEESVQALYPGATMTSFDSSDPEDLSTPLTITVGYAVDDYLLDADPYVLFRVPSATGAFDFMSQLLVGRLTSLPEREHPVHLGITIGLNEEAEIAIPEGLTVKSMPDPVTFEQGVVSLDLDYGYSPPAETGGEGVVSYSKSFGVDSFQISPEEYKNLRRAARMADRSIRGEIILKREEG; this is encoded by the coding sequence ATGTCTGCGGGAAGACACCTAATACTCCTCTTTAGTGTGTTCGTCGCCGCAACGGCACCCGCCGTGCCGACGGCCGCGGCCCCCGAGCCGCTCGAGCTCGACGAGGCCGCGCGGATCATCGGCGAGGCCGGCGGCGTCGAGGAGCACCCGGACGCGAACGCGGTGGTCATCTTCGACCGTACGCTGGTCGAGTTCGACGAGACGGGCGCGTTCGAGCAGTACAGCCACTCTCTCACGAAAGTCCTGACAGACGAGGGCGTCGACGACTTCGCCGACCACTCGGCCGTCTACCACCAGCGCTACGGCACCAACGAGATCCTGATGGCGCGCGTCATCAAGCCGGACGGTTCGGAGATCGTCGTCGGAGACGAGTTGGTCACGGACGGCACGCCTCCCTCGCTCTCTGCGATGAACATCTACGAGACCGATTTCCGGGAGAAGACGATCGTCTTCCCGAACCTCGAGCCGGGCGACGCCATCGAGCTCCTGACGCACGACGACTACGAGCCGCTCATCGAGGACGCCTTCGCACAGACGTTCTACCTCCAGTTCAGCGAGCCGATCCTCGAGTCGAGCGTGACGATCCAGGGTCCGCCGGACATGCCCCTGAAGCACGCCGTCGTCGGCGACGTCGAGGTCGAGTTCGAGGAACGGTCTGTCGTCGAGGACCCGGACCGCGGCGAGGGCGGGGACTGGACGTACTACACATGGACAGCCCGGGACGTTCCGAAGATCGAGCGGGAGATCGGTATGGCGCCGATGGCGCAGATCGCCACGCGCGTCAACGTCTCGACCGTCCACGAGTGGGAGGAGCTCTCCGACAAACTCTGGCGGATGTACGACGACAAGTGCATCGCCGACGATCAGGTCCGCGAGCTGGTCGCCGACCTGACGGAGGGCCTCGAGACGAAGGAGCAGAAGATCCGCGCGATCCACTACTGGATTCTCGAGAACGTCCGCTACCTGGGGATCGGGATGGACTTCGGGGCCTTCCTCGAGCCGCACACGCCTGCGTACACCCTCGAGAAGGAGTACGGCATCTGCCGCGACAAGGCCGTTCTCATGGTGGCCATGCTCGAGCAGATCGGCGTCCCCGCGTGGGTGACGGTGATCAACGTTTCTAAGAAGACCGACCCCGAGGTCCCGAACACGTCGTTCGAGCACGGCATCGTCGCGATCGAGGGCGAGAACGGCGAGTACGTCTTCATCGACCCGACGCAGGAGACCAGCCGCGAGGTCTACGCCACCTACCCCGGGGACCGCTGGGTCATGGTCCTCAGGGAGGGCGGCGAGGAACTCCTCAAGGCCCCGCACTATCCGCCGAGCAGGAACTCCGGAATGATCGTAGAGAAGGCCGAGCTCTCCGAGGACGGATCGATCTCCGGAACGGTGACCGTCACGGGCAACGGGATGTACGAGGAGATCCTCCGCCAGATCGCCAGGGCCACCTCGCCTCAGCAGATGAAGATGATGTGGGAGGAGTCGGTCCAGGCGCTCTATCCGGGCGCCACGATGACGAGCTTCGACTCGTCGGACCCGGAGGACCTCTCGACGCCGCTGACGATCACCGTCGGCTACGCCGTCGATGACTATCTGCTCGACGCCGATCCATATGTGCTCTTCCGTGTCCCGTCGGCCACCGGCGCCTTCGACTTCATGTCACAGCTGCTGGTCGGAAGACTGACGTCGCTCCCCGAGAGGGAGCACCCTGTTCACCTCGGCATCACGATCGGCCTGAACGAGGAGGCCGAAATCGCGATCCCCGAGGGACTCACCGTCAAGAGCATGCCGGACCCGGTCACGTTCGAGCAGGGTGTCGTGTCGCTCGACCTGGACTACGGCTACTCGCCGCCCGCGGAGACCGGAGGCGAGGGTGTTGTCAGCTACTCCAAGTCGTTCGGCGTCGACTCGTTCCAGATATCGCCGGAGGAGTACAAGAACCTGCGCCGCGCGGCCCGCATGGCGGACCGGTCGATCCGCGGCGAGATCATCCTCAAGAGAGAGGAGGGCTAG